A DNA window from Bacteroidia bacterium contains the following coding sequences:
- a CDS encoding carboxypeptidase-like regulatory domain-containing protein, which translates to MLTRCLLFAAFLVSAPALATRVSGTVTDLRGEPLAFVNIHVAGTHRSTTANENGKFSLELEPGNYDIVFRMVGYKTLTLPVVVSGEKQEVPVMMEAEVYNLAEVKINAGEEDPAYAVIRGAITKRKYHLEQVESFTCDVYIKGLQRVTKFPKKIMGMQVDPRGNIDTVSGIVYLSESVSKYWFKQKDKIREEMISSRISGNNRAFSYNRASDMMFNFYENLIEVEDLSKRGFVSPINANAFFFYRYRLHGSFMENGEMVNKIEVIPKRDNDPCFRGFIYIIENSWKIHSTDLYLTKNAQISFVDTLRVKQVYFPVKPDVWMVLSNRFEFSFSFFGIQGNGVFMGVHSNYVIDPVLPQNFFTGEEWKVEEDANKKDSSYWNSVRPVPLTTEEKTDYRKKDSTEKIRTSEPYLDSVDRVTNKPTAGKIFLTGMTINRRYKKREWEVSPLIANIAFNTVQGPVAGIHLGFSQRMENNKRVAARAHVSYGFSDERINATFSLQYSYNPKHFSRWKIAGGQHTPQLNETNPVGPLLNSLYSLLDERNYARFFSKSFILIEHDMEIINGLYFRVGGEYAWKQPLYNTSFYHWINYEEREYAGNNPLNPSSELTAVFPSHRAFYADVNVRLRFGQKYITRPGRKIVTGSKWPAFVIAYRKAVAGIGGSEPDFDLLKISIHDEIKLKLLGSLTYMITAGTFLSGRTIYFTDRQHFAGNQTLYSTFALTRYNLLDYYSYSTLSEFLEVHAEHRFGGFIVNKLPLMRRLKLSDIAGVHFLSTKQLPNYLEAFFGLEKLGVVRADFVMGFEPDRKPVTGFRFGIFVD; encoded by the coding sequence ATGTTAACCCGTTGTTTGTTATTTGCTGCATTTCTGGTTTCAGCCCCTGCTTTGGCCACCAGGGTGAGCGGAACTGTTACCGATCTGCGCGGGGAGCCCCTGGCGTTTGTAAATATTCATGTGGCAGGAACACACCGCAGTACAACGGCCAATGAGAACGGGAAATTCAGCCTGGAGTTGGAACCGGGGAACTATGATATTGTATTCCGGATGGTCGGTTATAAAACACTGACATTGCCGGTAGTTGTTTCCGGCGAAAAGCAGGAAGTGCCGGTGATGATGGAGGCGGAAGTTTATAATCTTGCGGAAGTTAAGATCAATGCCGGCGAAGAAGATCCGGCGTATGCCGTAATACGTGGTGCAATAACAAAAAGAAAATACCATCTGGAGCAGGTTGAATCGTTTACCTGCGATGTATATATCAAAGGACTGCAGAGAGTAACAAAATTCCCAAAAAAAATTATGGGTATGCAGGTGGATCCCAGGGGAAATATTGATACGGTGTCCGGGATCGTTTATCTCTCTGAATCTGTTTCAAAATACTGGTTTAAACAGAAGGACAAGATCCGGGAAGAAATGATCTCCTCCAGGATCAGCGGCAATAACCGCGCTTTCAGTTATAACCGGGCCTCCGATATGATGTTTAATTTTTATGAGAACCTGATCGAAGTGGAGGATCTGAGCAAGCGCGGTTTTGTTTCTCCCATCAACGCTAACGCTTTCTTCTTTTACCGTTACCGCCTGCACGGAAGTTTTATGGAGAACGGCGAAATGGTAAACAAGATCGAAGTGATCCCCAAACGAGACAACGATCCCTGTTTTCGCGGCTTCATTTATATCATTGAGAACAGCTGGAAGATACATAGTACGGACCTGTATCTTACAAAAAACGCACAGATCTCTTTCGTGGATACGCTGCGGGTAAAGCAGGTTTATTTCCCAGTGAAACCTGATGTTTGGATGGTTCTCTCCAACCGGTTCGAATTCTCGTTCAGTTTCTTCGGCATTCAGGGAAACGGAGTATTCATGGGAGTGCATTCCAATTATGTGATAGATCCGGTATTGCCGCAGAATTTCTTCACCGGCGAGGAATGGAAAGTGGAAGAGGATGCCAATAAAAAGGATTCATCCTATTGGAACAGCGTGCGGCCCGTGCCGTTGACAACCGAGGAGAAAACAGACTACCGGAAAAAAGACAGCACCGAAAAAATCCGAACCTCGGAACCTTATCTTGATTCTGTGGATCGGGTGACCAATAAACCTACGGCCGGTAAAATCTTTCTGACAGGAATGACCATTAACAGAAGGTACAAAAAGAGGGAATGGGAGGTCTCGCCGCTGATCGCAAATATCGCATTTAATACGGTACAGGGTCCTGTTGCGGGAATTCATCTAGGGTTCAGTCAGCGGATGGAAAATAACAAGAGGGTCGCTGCACGGGCGCATGTTTCTTACGGATTTTCTGACGAACGGATCAACGCCACTTTCAGCCTGCAGTATTCCTACAACCCGAAGCATTTTTCAAGGTGGAAAATTGCGGGCGGGCAGCATACGCCTCAGCTGAATGAAACAAATCCAGTGGGCCCCCTGCTTAATTCACTGTACAGCCTGCTGGATGAGCGGAATTATGCCAGGTTTTTCTCCAAATCATTCATTCTCATTGAACATGATATGGAAATTATCAATGGTTTATACTTCAGGGTGGGAGGGGAGTATGCCTGGAAACAACCCTTGTACAATACTTCCTTCTACCATTGGATCAATTATGAGGAGCGGGAGTATGCAGGGAATAATCCCCTCAACCCTTCTTCAGAGTTAACAGCAGTTTTTCCCTCCCACCGTGCCTTCTACGCGGATGTGAATGTCCGCCTCCGTTTCGGACAGAAATATATAACACGTCCGGGGAGAAAAATCGTCACCGGGTCAAAGTGGCCGGCATTCGTGATCGCGTACCGCAAAGCGGTGGCGGGCATCGGAGGATCAGAACCCGATTTTGATCTGTTGAAGATTTCTATACATGATGAAATTAAACTGAAACTACTTGGATCTCTAACGTATATGATTACCGCGGGCACCTTTTTGTCGGGAAGAACAATCTATTTCACCGACCGGCAGCATTTTGCAGGGAATCAAACACTCTATTCCACCTTCGCGCTCACCCGTTACAATCTTCTTGATTATTATTCTTACAGTACCTTGAGCGAATTCCTGGAAGTTCATGCGGAGCACCGCTTCGGAGGGTTTATTGTTAATAAACTGCCCCTGATGCGGCGACTCAAACTCTCGGATATTGCCGGTGTGCACTTCCTCTCCACAAAGCAGTTGCCAAACTACCTTGAAGCATTCTTCGGGCTGGAAAAACTGGGGGTGGTCCGTGCTGATTTTGTGATGGGATTCGAGCCTGACCGCAAGCCTGTTACAGGCTTCAGATTCGGGATTTTTGTAGACTAG